One region of Streptomyces davaonensis JCM 4913 genomic DNA includes:
- a CDS encoding AAA family ATPase, translated as MTTPGPPTSPARTKGGELRAKVARLLADRPADTLTIGDMARQLGHSHGAVRNAALTLVRRGEADQSGTGQPEFRANAKTAAAAQTAVISPPGTHSPRTQPTTTRTTTPAATTPRQTGPIRRAGGQLYHPRELADLPDVEALNRLRDADVPVLLYGPPGTGKTSLVEAAFPDLLTVAGDGDTTVGDLIGEYTQADSGGYVFQYGPLVTAMTEGRALLIDDATLISPKVLAALYPAMDGRRQIQVKAHKGETIKAEPGFYVVAGHNPGVHGAVLTEALASRFSVQIQIGTDYDLALALRIDARVVRVARHLSRQVDLGELGWAPQLRELLSYQKTEAVLGTKAALANLVGIAPVEDRDAVAAAVIKAVGVREVAPLTLGKQLPASAVRQPPGSTGSAHRGRSR; from the coding sequence TTGACCACACCCGGACCGCCTACCAGCCCAGCGCGCACCAAGGGCGGCGAACTACGGGCCAAGGTCGCCCGACTACTGGCCGACCGGCCGGCGGACACGCTCACCATCGGGGACATGGCCAGGCAGCTCGGTCACTCCCACGGCGCCGTCCGCAACGCCGCCCTCACCCTGGTGCGACGCGGCGAGGCCGACCAAAGCGGAACCGGACAACCGGAGTTCCGCGCGAACGCGAAAACCGCCGCAGCCGCGCAGACCGCGGTGATCAGCCCACCGGGCACCCACTCACCCCGCACCCAGCCGACCACGACCCGCACCACAACTCCCGCAGCAACCACGCCGCGGCAGACCGGTCCGATCCGCCGCGCGGGGGGCCAGCTCTACCACCCCCGTGAGCTGGCCGATCTGCCCGACGTCGAGGCGTTGAATCGCTTGCGCGACGCCGACGTGCCGGTGCTGCTCTACGGCCCTCCGGGCACCGGCAAGACGAGTCTGGTCGAGGCGGCGTTCCCGGACCTGCTCACCGTCGCCGGTGACGGCGACACCACGGTCGGCGACTTGATCGGCGAGTACACACAAGCCGACAGCGGAGGCTACGTCTTCCAGTACGGTCCGCTGGTCACCGCGATGACCGAGGGCCGCGCCCTGCTGATCGACGATGCCACCTTGATCTCACCGAAGGTCCTGGCGGCGCTGTATCCCGCGATGGACGGGCGCAGGCAGATCCAGGTCAAGGCCCACAAGGGCGAGACCATCAAGGCCGAGCCGGGCTTCTACGTGGTGGCGGGCCACAATCCCGGCGTCCACGGGGCGGTGCTGACGGAGGCGCTCGCGAGCCGGTTCAGCGTGCAGATCCAGATCGGCACGGACTATGACCTCGCCCTGGCCTTGAGGATCGATGCCCGGGTGGTCCGGGTCGCCCGACACCTCTCCCGCCAAGTCGATCTCGGCGAGCTGGGCTGGGCCCCCCAACTGCGGGAACTGCTCAGCTACCAGAAGACCGAGGCCGTCCTGGGCACCAAGGCCGCGCTCGCGAACCTGGTCGGCATCGCTCCTGTGGAGGATCGCGACGCCGTCGCCGCCGCCGTCATCAAGGCTGTCGGCGTGAGGGAGGTCGCGCCCCTCACCCTCGGCAAGCAGCTCCCCGCCTCGGCCGTCCGGCAGCCCCCGGGCAGCACCGGCTCCGCGCACCGGGGCCGCTCGCGATGA